TGGACCCGTTCGATTACCAGGTGCCGGCCGCCGTTAATTGACACCCCGCTGTCGCTACAGAGCTCCGGGGCGTTCAGAGCGAGCGTCTCGGCGCGTTCGGCAAACGAAGCGAATACATCGGCTTCGGCCACGGCGGCGCTCGCCGTCTGCAACAGCGGCAGTGGTTGAATCAAGCGCGTAAGGATCTCCTGGTAAATCTCTTTTTCCTTGTCGAGCGCCCGCTGTCCCGCCCGGAGCGCCTCGGATTCGAGCGTGGCCAGTTCCGGCGTGATATACCTTTCCGCCGCCTTGAGCGTCTGTCTGCGCACGTAATCCGCGGGGATTTTCTGCTGATGCGCCCGGCCTATCTCGAGGTAATAGCCGTGCACGCGGTTGTAGCCGACCCGGAGGTTCCCGATGCCCGTGCGTTCGCGCTCGCGGGCTTCGATCGCAACCAGCACCTGGCCGACGTCATCGCGCAAACGCCGCAATTCGTCGAGCTCGCGATCGTAACCCGTCGCGATGACACCGCCATCGTTTACATGGGCGGCGGGATCCTCCGCGATGGCCGCCTGGAGCAAGGTGCGCAGCTCGGGGAATCCCGCGATCGCTTGGGCGAGCGATTGCAGCCTGGGACTGTCGATCGCGTCGAGCCGGCGGCTCAATTCGGGCAAAGCTTCGAGCGCGTTCCGGAGCTGAACCAGGTCCCGAGGACGCGCCGACCGAAGCGCGATGCGGGCCAGTATGCGTTCGATATCCCCAATCGCCCGCAGCGGCTGCTGCAATCCGCGCCAAAGGGAATTCATCAGCAGGACGCCGATCGCGTGATGACGGTGGCAGAGCGTGGCTTGGTCGCGGATCGGGCGATTCAACCAACGCCGCAACATGCGGCTGCCCATGGGCGTCACCGAGCTATCCATGATGCCGATGAGGCTCTGCTCCTTGGCTCCGAAAAGGCTGGCGTTCATTTCCAGATTACGGCGCGTCGCGGCATCGAGGATCAGGCTCTCTTCCCGCCGTTCCACGTAGAGCTTACATAAATGCGGCAAGGCGGCGCGTTGGGTATCCAACGCATATTGCAACAGGCCGCCGGCCGCCGCCAAGGCGGCGACCAGGTCTTCGCACCCGAACCCCGCCAGGTCTTGGACCTCAAACTGCTGGGCCAATGCGCGTTTGGCATGCTCTGTGTCGAAATGCCAAGGCGGCCGCCGGCGCAGGCGTGGGTCCGCGGTAAACCACGGCACCAGATCGGACGCTTCGCTTAAGAGCAGCTCGGTGGGCTGCAGCCGCTCGATCTCGCCGCCAAGCGCCTCGCGCCCCGTAATTTCGAGGACGCTGAACCTGCCGCTGGCAAGGTCCAACGTGGCAAGGCCGATGCACTCCCCTTGCGCGTGCACCGCCGCCAGCAGGTTGTCGCGGCGTTCTTCGAGCAAGGCCTCCTCGGTCAAGGTTCCGGGGGTTACGATACGCGTGACGCGCCGTTCCATCGGCGCTTTGCCCGACTGCTCGCCCACTTGTTCGCAAATCGCGACTGAGTGTCCCATACGCACCAGCTTGGCCAAGTACGAATCCACCGCATGCACGGGCACGCCCGCCATCGGGATAGGCGCTCCGGCCGAGTTCCCGCGCGTGGTCAGGACAATGTCCAGTAGGCCCGCGGCTTTCTCGGCATCGTCATAAAAGAGCTCGTAGAAATCGCCCACGCGGTAGAACAAAAGCATCTCCGGGAAGTCCCCCTTGATGCCGAGGAATTGCCTCATCATGGGTGTATGTTCGCCGCCGCGATCCGCACTCCCCGCCATGCGGGTCAGTGTAGCGGATATGCCGTCCGTTGCAACGCAACGAGCGTAGTCGATACACTTAGAACCCGTGTACGCTTGCTAGCGATGACGGCGCATCGTTTTATCCGGAGATTTCAAACCCATGAGTCATGACACCCAAACGGAAACCCGAGGTTTCCAGGCCGAGGTCCGCCAGTTGCTGGACCTGATGATCCACTCGCTTTATAGCAACAAAGAGATATTTCTCCGCGAGCTCATTTCCAATGCGTCCGACGCGGCCGAGAGGCTGCGCTTCGAGGCGCTCGGCGACGCGGCGTTATTCGAAAGCGACAGCGAGATCAAAATCGAAGTGGAGTATAGCGAGAACCTCAAGACGATCACGGTGCGTGACAACGGCATCGGTATGTCACGCCAAGAGCTGGTCGAAAACCTCGGGACCATCGCCAAGTCGGGTACCCAGGAGTTTTTCAAGGCCCTGACCGGCGACCGGCAGAAGGATTCACAGCTCATCGGACAATTCGGGGTGGGGTTTTACTCCGCGTTCATCGTCGCCGAGGAGATCACCGTCACGACCCGGCGCGCGGGCTTGGGCGCCGAGGAAGGAGTGCGATGGCTATCCGACGGTAAAGGCGAGTACAGCGTCCGTACGGTGCCGCGAAAACAGCGCGGCACCGAGGTGGTTCTGAAGCTGCGCGCAGGCGAGGAGGAATTCCTGAACGGCTACCGCCTGCGCAGCATCATCGGCAAGTATTCGGATCACATCACCTTACCGATCCTCATGCCCAAGGAAGGCAAGGACGCGAGCGGCTACGAACGGGTAAACGCGGCGACCGCGCTCTGGTCGCGGCCGAAGGGCGAGATCACCGACGAAGAATACAACGAGTTTTATAAACACGTGGCGCATGACCACGAGGCCCCGCTCGCTCGCATCCACAGCAAGGTCGAGGGCAAGCTCGAATACACGCTGCTGCTCTTCCTCCCAAAACACGCGCCCTTCGATCTCTGGGACCCCGAACGCCGGCGCGGGGTAAAACTTTTCGTGCGGCGGGTGTTTATTATGGATGACGCCACGCAGTTGATGCCGCGCTACCTGCGCTTCGTGCGCGGTATCGTCGATTCCAACGATCTGCCGCTCAACATCTCGCGGGAGATCCTGCAGGACAATAAGATCATCGACGGGATGCGCGCGGGCGCCGTAAAAAAGGTCTTGGGCCTCCTTGAAGAGCTGGTGACCAAGGGCGAATACGGGGCCTTCTGGAAAACCTTCGGCCGGGTCCTCAAGGAAGGCTTGATCGAGGACGCCTCGAACCACGATCGGCTAACGAAGCTGGCACGCTTCTCGAGCACGCATACCGATAGCGAGGAGCAAGAGGTCTCGCTCGATGACTATCTGTCGCGCATGAAGGAGGGGCAATCCTCGATCTATTATGTCGTCGCCGACGGTTTTGCCACCGCCAAGAACAGCCCGCATCTGGAGGTATTTCGCAAGAAAGGCATCGAGGTCCTGCTGCTGTCCGATCCGGTGGATGACTGGGCCGTGACCCAGATGACCGAGTACAGTGGGAAACCTTTGAAATCGGTCAGCAAGGGCGCGCTCGATCTCGGCGCGCTGGAGGATAAAGAAGACAAGGCAGCGGCGGAAGCCGGCGAGTACAAGGATCTCGTCGAGCGGATCCGCAAGAGCCTGGCCGAGCGGGTCAAGGAGGTGCGGGTGACTCACCGCTTGACGACCTCACCCGCCTGCCTGGTCGCCGATGACCACGAGCTTGGCGCCAACCTGGAACGCCTGCTCAAGGCCGCGGGTCAGGACGTGCCGGCGACCCCGCCTATCCTGGAGATCAATCCCGAACACCCCATCGTGCGCCGCCTGCACCGTGAACAAGAGGGACCGCGATTCGAGGATTGGGCGCGCATCCTCTTCGACCAAGCCCTCCTGAGCGAGGGCGGACGGCTCGATGATCCGGCCGGTTTCGTCCACCGGCTCAACGAGATGTTCTTGGTCATCAGCGGGGAGGCCGCGTGAATCACGCGCATGCCGTGCGCGAACGCGCTCCCAATCTCGCCGAGGCGCAGAGCGCGCGTGAGTTGGTTTATTGGGCCGAGGGCCGCTTTCTCGGCGCCGGGTTGTGCTTCGCCCACGGGACCACGAATTCACGCGAGGAAGCGGTGCTGCTGGTCTTCCATGCGCTCGGCCTGCCCTTCGATACCCCCGAGGACAGGCTCGACCGCCGCCTGACCGAGGAAGAAAAGGCGCGAGTTGTCGGACTTCTGCGGCAACGCATACAGACGCGCAAACCCGCCGCATATCTGCTCGGTGAGGCCTGGTTCGCGGGCTTGCCATTTTATGTGAACGAACAGGTCTTGGTCCCGCGATCGCCTATTGCGGAGCTCATCGAATCCGGATTCTCGCCTTGGGTGGGCGAGGTCCATCGCATCCTCGATATCGGTACCGGGAGCGGCTGTATCGCCATCGCTTGTGCTCTGGCGTACC
The sequence above is a segment of the Pseudomonadota bacterium genome. Coding sequences within it:
- the mutS gene encoding DNA mismatch repair protein MutS; translation: MMRQFLGIKGDFPEMLLFYRVGDFYELFYDDAEKAAGLLDIVLTTRGNSAGAPIPMAGVPVHAVDSYLAKLVRMGHSVAICEQVGEQSGKAPMERRVTRIVTPGTLTEEALLEERRDNLLAAVHAQGECIGLATLDLASGRFSVLEITGREALGGEIERLQPTELLLSEASDLVPWFTADPRLRRRPPWHFDTEHAKRALAQQFEVQDLAGFGCEDLVAALAAAGGLLQYALDTQRAALPHLCKLYVERREESLILDAATRRNLEMNASLFGAKEQSLIGIMDSSVTPMGSRMLRRWLNRPIRDQATLCHRHHAIGVLLMNSLWRGLQQPLRAIGDIERILARIALRSARPRDLVQLRNALEALPELSRRLDAIDSPRLQSLAQAIAGFPELRTLLQAAIAEDPAAHVNDGGVIATGYDRELDELRRLRDDVGQVLVAIEARERERTGIGNLRVGYNRVHGYYLEIGRAHQQKIPADYVRRQTLKAAERYITPELATLESEALRAGQRALDKEKEIYQEILTRLIQPLPLLQTASAAVAEADVFASFAERAETLALNAPELCSDSGVSINGGRHLVIERVHETPFVPNDLHLADERRMLMITGPNMGGKSTYMRQTALIVILAYSGSYVPAAKAKIGPLDRVFTRIGAADDLASGRSTFMVEMTETANILNNATSQSLVLIDEIGRGTSTFDGLSLAWATAEHLAREIRAYTLFATHYFELTELAVEMEGVANVHFDAVEHGDRLVFLHSVQEGPANQSYGLQVAQMAGVPGAVVSRARDKLQRLERRRRLETPQPSAPQMELFDEVAEPPALTVLRALDPDGLSPRRALEEIYRLRALVE
- the htpG gene encoding molecular chaperone HtpG, with the protein product MSHDTQTETRGFQAEVRQLLDLMIHSLYSNKEIFLRELISNASDAAERLRFEALGDAALFESDSEIKIEVEYSENLKTITVRDNGIGMSRQELVENLGTIAKSGTQEFFKALTGDRQKDSQLIGQFGVGFYSAFIVAEEITVTTRRAGLGAEEGVRWLSDGKGEYSVRTVPRKQRGTEVVLKLRAGEEEFLNGYRLRSIIGKYSDHITLPILMPKEGKDASGYERVNAATALWSRPKGEITDEEYNEFYKHVAHDHEAPLARIHSKVEGKLEYTLLLFLPKHAPFDLWDPERRRGVKLFVRRVFIMDDATQLMPRYLRFVRGIVDSNDLPLNISREILQDNKIIDGMRAGAVKKVLGLLEELVTKGEYGAFWKTFGRVLKEGLIEDASNHDRLTKLARFSSTHTDSEEQEVSLDDYLSRMKEGQSSIYYVVADGFATAKNSPHLEVFRKKGIEVLLLSDPVDDWAVTQMTEYSGKPLKSVSKGALDLGALEDKEDKAAAEAGEYKDLVERIRKSLAERVKEVRVTHRLTTSPACLVADDHELGANLERLLKAAGQDVPATPPILEINPEHPIVRRLHREQEGPRFEDWARILFDQALLSEGGRLDDPAGFVHRLNEMFLVISGEAA